One genomic window of Deinococcus sp. QL22 includes the following:
- a CDS encoding carbohydrate ABC transporter permease → MTVTEVRSTPVPRRKSRPHPLTAHVLPLLISAVFIVPIVFVFYWMVSMSFQTQVEISASPPTFWSAQPTTEWYSQLMRRMPFLQYTWNSLVVGVSATAIGLAIGLPAAYAIARWRLSGLGTLFLITRITPAISFLIPWYIIAKRLDLGDSLIIITLLHITITLPLIIWIMIGFFEALPTDLEQAATVDGCNPWQSFILIAVPLVKPGIVAAIILAFIQSWNNFLFAAVLGGPGSQTLPVTVYGMLSFEQANWGPLAAAATLVCLPVIVGTIFFQRQLVEGLTAGAMKG, encoded by the coding sequence ATGACCGTGACTGAAGTCCGCTCTACCCCTGTTCCGCGGCGCAAATCCCGGCCGCACCCGCTGACGGCCCACGTGCTGCCTCTGCTGATTTCCGCGGTCTTTATCGTGCCGATCGTGTTCGTCTTTTACTGGATGGTCTCGATGTCGTTCCAGACCCAGGTCGAGATCAGCGCCAGCCCCCCAACGTTCTGGTCGGCCCAGCCCACCACCGAATGGTACAGCCAGCTGATGCGCCGGATGCCGTTTTTGCAGTACACCTGGAACAGTCTGGTGGTCGGCGTGTCTGCCACGGCCATCGGCCTGGCCATCGGTTTGCCCGCCGCCTATGCCATCGCCCGCTGGCGGCTCTCGGGCCTGGGCACCCTCTTCCTGATCACCCGCATCACGCCGGCCATCAGCTTTCTGATTCCCTGGTACATCATCGCCAAACGGTTGGATCTGGGCGATTCTCTGATCATCATCACGCTGCTGCATATCACGATCACCCTGCCGCTGATCATCTGGATCATGATCGGGTTTTTCGAGGCGCTGCCGACCGATCTCGAGCAAGCGGCCACCGTGGACGGCTGCAATCCCTGGCAGTCGTTCATCCTGATTGCGGTGCCACTGGTGAAGCCCGGCATCGTGGCCGCAATCATCCTGGCCTTTATTCAGTCTTGGAACAACTTCCTGTTTGCCGCCGTCCTGGGTGGCCCCGGGTCGCAGACCCTGCCGGTGACGGTCTACGGCATGTTGAGCTTTGAGCAGGCCAACTGGGGTCCCCTGGCCGCCGCTGCCACGTTGGTGTGCCTGCCGGTCATCGTGGGCACCATTTTCTTCCAGCGCCAGCTGGTGGAGGGCCTGACTGCCGGGGCCATGAAGGGCTGA
- a CDS encoding sugar ABC transporter substrate-binding protein translates to MLRPVLTLTAALTLCSLSAISNAQAQTFNWKAQQGKTISVSVVKSPWSDILQDRVGEFEKLSGMQVNLSVLPEQQARQKLAIDFASGGRTVDVFDSSLTVEKARFAQAGWYEPLNKYMVAGKLDPSYRFDDFFTSARTAVKTADGRIIGLPWKADVQVLYYRKDLFAQAGLKVPTNLDELEAAAAKLHVPGKMYGYAARGLKNANAYAFAFPLQAFGGKWVDSKGNSTVNSAQAVKALNWYSGMLKKYAPPSVVSYNWSEVLGLFQQEQLAMFNDGIGFAVQLEDKTKSKVAGKVGYAVLPGKLAPATYNALAMSSRSGNKDAAFLFMQWATNRAFDKNLVENGVTSPRQSSWTTASNKPLDTIPWAKTYFDALKVAKPAFPEVPPVQEMRDTVGIAIVQAIQGAAVKPALDQASRDFQTALNSAKQ, encoded by the coding sequence ATGTTGCGCCCTGTCCTGACTTTGACTGCTGCTTTAACGCTGTGTAGCTTGAGCGCCATCTCCAATGCTCAAGCACAGACCTTCAACTGGAAGGCCCAACAAGGTAAGACCATCTCCGTCAGCGTGGTAAAAAGCCCCTGGTCCGACATCCTGCAAGACCGAGTGGGCGAGTTTGAGAAGCTGAGCGGGATGCAGGTCAACTTGAGCGTCTTGCCTGAGCAGCAGGCCCGCCAGAAACTGGCCATCGACTTTGCGTCCGGCGGCCGAACGGTTGACGTGTTCGACTCCAGTCTGACGGTCGAAAAGGCCCGCTTCGCCCAGGCAGGCTGGTACGAACCTCTCAACAAGTACATGGTGGCAGGCAAGCTTGATCCCTCCTACCGCTTCGATGATTTTTTCACCTCGGCGCGCACTGCGGTCAAAACGGCCGATGGCCGAATTATTGGTCTGCCTTGGAAAGCGGACGTGCAGGTGCTCTATTACCGCAAAGACCTTTTTGCGCAGGCCGGGTTGAAGGTGCCTACCAACCTGGATGAACTGGAAGCGGCCGCTGCAAAACTGCACGTTCCTGGCAAGATGTACGGCTACGCGGCCCGCGGACTCAAGAATGCCAATGCTTACGCCTTCGCGTTTCCGCTGCAGGCGTTCGGCGGCAAATGGGTCGACAGCAAGGGCAACTCCACCGTCAACAGTGCTCAAGCAGTCAAGGCACTCAACTGGTATAGCGGAATGCTCAAAAAGTATGCCCCGCCCAGCGTGGTCAGCTACAACTGGAGTGAAGTCCTCGGGCTTTTCCAGCAAGAGCAGTTGGCCATGTTCAACGACGGCATCGGCTTCGCGGTTCAACTGGAAGACAAAACTAAGTCCAAGGTCGCCGGGAAGGTGGGTTACGCTGTGTTGCCGGGAAAACTGGCCCCGGCGACCTACAACGCCCTGGCCATGTCCTCGCGCAGTGGCAACAAGGACGCCGCCTTTTTGTTCATGCAGTGGGCGACCAACCGCGCCTTCGACAAGAATCTGGTGGAAAACGGCGTGACCTCGCCCCGCCAATCCAGCTGGACTACCGCCAGCAATAAGCCGCTGGACACTATCCCCTGGGCCAAAACCTACTTTGACGCCCTCAAAGTGGCCAAACCTGCCTTTCCGGAAGTACCCCCGGTTCAGGAGATGCGCGACACCGTCGGTATTGCGATCGTTCAGGCCATTCAGGGAGCTGCCGTCAAACCTGCGCTCGATCAGGCCAGCCGAGACTTCCAGACCGCGCTGAACAGCGCCAAGCAATGA
- a CDS encoding IS630 family transposase, with the protein MAQLTAKFLCEMERVLDVYARPYDERFPVLCFDEQPCFLIGDVMAPVPMEPGRVAKQDYEYERFGSGAVLLAVEPQTGRRFVNVCARRTAEEYTAFMEELERAYPAAVQITLVQDNLNTHHGGSFYKWMSPEQAHRLVGRFEWIYTPKHASWLNMAELEFSALQRQC; encoded by the coding sequence ATCGCGCAACTGACGGCAAAGTTCCTGTGTGAGATGGAGCGTGTCCTGGACGTGTATGCCCGGCCCTATGATGAACGCTTCCCCGTGTTGTGCTTCGATGAGCAGCCTTGTTTCCTGATCGGCGACGTGATGGCCCCGGTTCCGATGGAACCGGGACGAGTCGCCAAGCAAGACTATGAATACGAGCGATTTGGAAGTGGCGCGGTGCTGCTCGCGGTTGAACCCCAGACTGGTCGTCGGTTTGTGAACGTGTGTGCCCGACGAACGGCCGAGGAATACACGGCATTCATGGAGGAGCTGGAACGGGCCTACCCAGCAGCGGTACAGATCACCCTGGTGCAGGACAACCTCAATACCCATCATGGGGGCAGCTTCTACAAGTGGATGTCCCCAGAACAGGCCCACCGGTTGGTGGGCCGATTCGAGTGGATCTACACGCCGAAACACGCCTCTTGGTTAAACATGGCGGAGTTGGAATTCAGCGCTCTTCAGCGGCAGTGTTGA
- a CDS encoding WG repeat-containing protein, with protein MKWLVGMLLVTGQLASTAPAVVVRTKLVPVCVTALYQGCGLVDREGNWKVRPWYSEIYQNGEGWTVRRHSGLTGWLDANGRVVITPRFESIAAFVGGLAPAKLPGDDAKYGYIDASGRWVIQPRFDQAEELSEGLASVRWTEGERERSGYLDPQGQMIFLTPEATDEPFVDGRTTVMSRTSDAAPTICKGIDRKGRELIRITGKDSCNVTVVPRGGWILDSDDTARLVDGHLKTLLKVRGEEAHIHGDPEGRPTTGLGVFGTGAGEGLIDLRTGRVLIAPRKGQFLGFHGEGRVSYQEDRNGEKVYGFLDYSGRPVIPAQYASSDQFWYGRAVVTTADEAPVVLNLKGQELASFKALRPVSIDLDPWKDDAQSPVRRDVARVITDEKEEVWTDLDGRPFLQVRGSKRCAIDEVFNRKGQQIWPTDSAAVCRVNGAGLTEHDKLSGAEKALLAHKHAFERERLDDEALLHKQGKVPVFERMMPPEQRRMGMLVRNAAWLNGPRELSLGQGVRLSLPAGHRYLPPEAVLALRRKLRAVASPAAPEAAQGERFVSTAWVLGPHEHWRTEVSVVGRGYLALEAALPSPDELLKTMKLYNTGMWADSTSSPVFQSLSWLRLPELDRGQARLTYGFSDRHLEASGRQDTLHVALFGRSKVVVLSTVWQSPPQTLHFELFQADVLKLSKHIQFLPGHRHQDYQQGDAVAPVALETLITGPQPEELSRVGESIGRLEQKRQNRINGRLLGLLVILVAAALVLTTRFSRSRLP; from the coding sequence ATGAAGTGGCTGGTGGGAATGCTGCTGGTGACGGGACAGCTGGCCTCAACAGCGCCAGCTGTTGTGGTACGGACGAAGCTCGTGCCGGTCTGTGTGACTGCGCTCTATCAGGGGTGTGGTCTGGTGGACCGGGAGGGCAACTGGAAGGTCAGGCCCTGGTACAGCGAAATTTATCAGAATGGCGAAGGCTGGACTGTGCGAAGGCATTCGGGGCTTACCGGATGGCTTGACGCCAACGGCAGAGTCGTCATCACGCCACGGTTTGAGTCCATTGCCGCGTTTGTCGGTGGGTTGGCACCCGCCAAGCTGCCCGGCGATGACGCAAAGTACGGTTATATCGACGCCTCGGGCCGCTGGGTCATTCAGCCAAGGTTTGATCAGGCTGAAGAATTGAGTGAGGGCCTTGCAAGTGTGCGGTGGACCGAAGGTGAACGCGAGCGCTCCGGCTACCTGGATCCGCAGGGTCAAATGATTTTCTTGACCCCAGAAGCGACCGATGAACCATTCGTAGATGGACGCACCACTGTGATGAGCCGAACTTCCGATGCTGCCCCGACTATTTGCAAAGGTATTGACCGCAAAGGCCGTGAACTGATCCGGATCACTGGCAAGGACAGCTGCAACGTAACAGTCGTGCCGCGTGGCGGATGGATTCTGGACAGCGACGATACCGCCCGTCTGGTCGACGGCCACCTCAAGACGCTGCTCAAGGTACGAGGCGAGGAGGCGCACATTCACGGTGACCCGGAAGGCCGCCCTACCACCGGCCTGGGTGTCTTCGGTACAGGCGCAGGTGAAGGCCTGATCGACCTACGGACAGGCCGGGTGCTTATTGCGCCGCGCAAAGGGCAATTCTTGGGGTTTCATGGGGAAGGCCGCGTGTCTTATCAGGAGGACAGGAACGGAGAGAAGGTGTACGGGTTTCTGGATTATTCAGGTCGTCCGGTCATCCCGGCGCAGTATGCCAGCTCGGATCAATTTTGGTACGGCCGCGCGGTGGTGACCACGGCCGACGAAGCGCCGGTGGTGCTGAACCTGAAGGGACAGGAACTCGCCAGTTTCAAGGCGCTCCGCCCGGTAAGTATTGACCTTGATCCCTGGAAGGATGATGCCCAGAGCCCGGTGCGCCGCGACGTGGCCCGGGTCATCACCGATGAGAAGGAAGAAGTGTGGACTGACCTTGATGGACGTCCGTTTCTGCAGGTGCGTGGCAGCAAGCGTTGTGCCATTGACGAGGTGTTCAACCGGAAGGGACAGCAGATCTGGCCGACGGATAGTGCCGCCGTCTGCCGGGTCAATGGGGCGGGACTGACAGAACATGACAAGCTGAGCGGGGCAGAGAAAGCTTTACTGGCGCACAAGCATGCATTTGAACGTGAGCGTCTGGATGATGAGGCGCTGCTGCACAAGCAGGGCAAGGTTCCCGTGTTTGAGCGGATGATGCCCCCCGAACAACGGCGAATGGGAATGCTGGTTCGGAACGCCGCTTGGTTGAATGGCCCACGTGAACTCTCACTGGGTCAGGGCGTGCGCCTGTCCCTGCCTGCTGGTCACCGTTACCTGCCGCCGGAGGCTGTGCTGGCGCTGAGACGCAAGCTGAGAGCAGTGGCTTCACCTGCTGCCCCGGAAGCTGCACAAGGAGAGCGTTTTGTGAGCACCGCTTGGGTCCTCGGTCCACATGAGCACTGGCGCACGGAGGTCTCTGTGGTAGGGCGGGGGTATCTGGCTCTGGAAGCAGCGCTGCCAAGCCCGGACGAGTTGCTAAAAACCATGAAGCTCTATAACACCGGAATGTGGGCCGATAGCACCAGCAGTCCAGTTTTCCAGTCCCTGAGCTGGCTGCGCCTTCCTGAGCTTGACAGGGGGCAGGCACGTCTCACATACGGCTTCAGTGACAGACACCTTGAAGCGAGCGGACGTCAGGACACCCTTCATGTGGCGCTGTTCGGGCGCAGTAAAGTGGTGGTTCTCTCTACGGTGTGGCAATCCCCCCCTCAGACACTGCATTTCGAGCTTTTTCAGGCAGACGTTCTGAAACTCAGCAAGCATATTCAGTTCTTACCCGGGCACCGTCACCAGGACTACCAGCAAGGGGACGCTGTAGCCCCTGTGGCTCTAGAGACGCTGATCACTGGCCCCCAGCCAGAAGAACTGTCCAGAGTGGGGGAGAGCATTGGCCGCCTAGAGCAGAAGCGTCAGAACCGGATCAATGGAAGACTGCTCGGGCTGCTGGTGATCCTTGTTGCAGCAGCCTTGGTGTTGACCACGAGGTTCAGTCGCAGCCGCTTGCCGTAG
- a CDS encoding SDR family oxidoreductase, translated as MTDPVKNQYEMRDPREQYPKPPFPEQPQSAPGLAQKMTPTPDHGETSYQGFGRLKGRKALITGGDSGIGRAVAIAYAREGADVVINYLPSEEADAQEVIELIQETGQKAVAIPGDLKDEAFCQELIERTVQELGGLDILVSNAGRQTFQTSIADITTAQFDETFKANVYALFWLTKAAVPHMKPGSTIITTSSINARQPSETLLDYASTKAAIAAYTQALSGQLAEKGIRANTVAPGPFWTVLQPSGGQSQEKVKEFGSDVPLGRPGQPAEIAPIYVLLASQESSYMTGGLYPVTGGELM; from the coding sequence ATGACCGATCCAGTGAAAAACCAATACGAAATGCGCGATCCTCGCGAGCAATATCCCAAGCCCCCCTTTCCAGAGCAGCCCCAATCCGCCCCCGGCTTGGCACAAAAGATGACGCCCACACCCGATCACGGTGAGACGAGTTATCAAGGCTTTGGCCGTTTGAAGGGCCGCAAAGCCTTAATCACGGGTGGAGACTCAGGTATTGGCCGGGCCGTGGCAATCGCTTATGCCCGGGAAGGTGCAGATGTTGTCATCAACTACTTGCCTTCTGAAGAAGCTGACGCTCAGGAAGTCATTGAGTTGATTCAGGAAACTGGCCAGAAGGCCGTCGCCATTCCCGGCGACCTCAAAGACGAAGCGTTTTGTCAAGAGTTGATTGAGCGCACCGTGCAGGAACTGGGCGGGCTGGACATTCTGGTGAGCAACGCAGGACGGCAGACCTTTCAAACGTCCATTGCGGACATCACCACAGCCCAGTTTGACGAAACCTTCAAGGCGAACGTTTACGCCTTGTTCTGGCTGACCAAAGCGGCCGTCCCTCATATGAAACCGGGGTCGACCATCATCACTACATCCTCAATCAATGCCCGTCAACCGTCAGAGACGCTGCTGGATTACGCGTCCACCAAGGCAGCCATCGCCGCCTACACGCAGGCCTTGTCGGGTCAGTTGGCCGAGAAAGGTATCCGTGCCAATACGGTGGCTCCTGGTCCCTTCTGGACCGTTTTGCAGCCCAGCGGTGGGCAGAGTCAGGAGAAAGTGAAGGAATTTGGCTCGGATGTCCCGTTGGGTCGCCCGGGTCAACCCGCCGAAATCGCCCCTATCTATGTGCTGCTCGCCTCACAGGAGTCGAGCTACATGACGGGCGGCTTATACCCTGTCACAGGCGGGGAATTGATGTAG
- a CDS encoding helix-turn-helix domain-containing protein, giving the protein MPRPLLYKVELSPEQEQTLKAITTKGTHKARVMTRAQILLMAHRQMGDLAIKEALGISVQMAQSIRKHFVLGGLDAALYDAPHTGRPAKFTGQDRAAITALACREAPTGHAQWSVRLLAEKAVELNVVDGIAPSTVFYILKKTRSSRTAKGSGASRN; this is encoded by the coding sequence ATGCCTCGCCCTCTGCTGTACAAAGTGGAATTGAGCCCTGAGCAGGAACAGACTCTCAAAGCCATCACAACGAAAGGGACCCACAAGGCGCGGGTCATGACCCGCGCTCAGATCTTGCTGATGGCCCATCGGCAGATGGGTGATCTCGCGATCAAGGAAGCCCTGGGGATCAGTGTGCAGATGGCGCAGTCGATCCGAAAACACTTCGTGCTCGGAGGGCTGGACGCGGCGCTCTATGATGCCCCACATACGGGTCGACCCGCGAAATTCACTGGCCAGGATCGGGCGGCGATCACGGCACTGGCGTGCCGTGAGGCTCCCACAGGCCATGCCCAGTGGAGCGTTCGCCTGCTCGCCGAAAAAGCCGTGGAATTGAACGTGGTAGACGGCATTGCGCCGTCCACGGTGTTCTACATCCTGAAAAAAACGCGCTCCAGCCGCACCGCAAAAGGCAGTGGTGCATCGCGCAACTGA
- a CDS encoding FadR/GntR family transcriptional regulator has protein sequence MQSELTRRIVTGHVLPLTRLPKETELAEEFDVSRVVIREAMKVLAEKGLVEIQQGRGTTVNPAHCWNPMDPQVLMHLGQGSSFYTLQAELLEARMVFEIKLAGLAATRMTDRDLGHIESLLRTMDHYLDDPERFSELDAAFHVALIKGGKNTILAKLLEPVHELLKVGFRQTILEPGAAQQAQVFHWAIYDGLKRRDPVATQDAIQRHLIRAQENLQALGEWLSTAPTVEAGR, from the coding sequence GTGCAGTCGGAACTGACGCGTCGGATTGTGACCGGACACGTCTTGCCGCTGACACGTCTTCCGAAGGAAACCGAGCTGGCCGAAGAATTTGATGTCAGCCGCGTCGTCATCCGCGAAGCGATGAAAGTCTTGGCAGAAAAGGGACTGGTCGAGATTCAGCAGGGACGAGGAACTACAGTCAATCCAGCCCACTGCTGGAATCCCATGGATCCGCAGGTGCTGATGCATCTTGGCCAAGGTTCATCTTTTTACACGCTCCAAGCTGAGCTTCTCGAAGCGCGCATGGTGTTTGAAATCAAACTGGCCGGCTTGGCCGCCACGCGCATGACCGACCGTGACCTGGGGCACATCGAGTCTTTGCTGCGTACCATGGATCATTATCTGGACGACCCCGAACGGTTTTCTGAGCTCGACGCAGCGTTTCACGTTGCGCTGATCAAGGGGGGGAAGAACACGATTTTGGCCAAGCTGTTGGAACCGGTGCATGAACTGCTTAAGGTCGGCTTCCGGCAAACCATCCTCGAACCTGGGGCGGCGCAGCAGGCCCAAGTGTTCCACTGGGCCATTTACGACGGCCTGAAGCGGCGGGATCCCGTGGCCACGCAAGACGCAATCCAACGACATCTGATCCGCGCTCAAGAAAATCTGCAGGCTCTGGGCGAGTGGCTGAGCACGGCGCCCACAGTGGAGGCTGGCCGATAG
- a CDS encoding GGDEF domain-containing protein, giving the protein MSSHPSEWTTMAVLAALTWGVTVLVSVFIITVSWLRPSYLGWRGWALGQTALVLGVLVGTLRTPDTLLASVVIGNTLVMVGSTLCLRAFQRFSGRFVNRQTNRWSWAVCAAIVLALILLTTVWDDISLRFLLVSGYTSTVLLMLVILLVGQIRRHPALRTAYGLNLGVLLAGALLTVPRSQMMISADAHMAFTLNVPNILLHAGALLLSVGGSFAFWLLHDDRRRQEMRRLHHELFLQATLDPLTILLNRRGLSQAYELWQDQAADAVAVLLLLDIDEFKAINDRHGHVEGDRCLVQLAGTLRTIAQPGDLASRVGGDEFALLLTGPEEQRIQQIKALEVHLAKDQQGTLGFTVSFGSTEVVAGEDLAKAMNRADQGMYRAKARGMHVQQPRQTNNP; this is encoded by the coding sequence ATGAGCAGTCACCCAAGTGAATGGACCACGATGGCAGTTTTGGCTGCCCTTACTTGGGGCGTCACCGTCCTGGTGTCGGTCTTCATCATCACCGTCTCGTGGTTGCGGCCCTCGTACCTCGGGTGGCGCGGTTGGGCGCTGGGACAGACTGCTCTGGTACTGGGGGTGCTTGTGGGCACCCTGCGAACTCCGGATACCCTGCTGGCTTCAGTCGTGATCGGCAACACCTTGGTCATGGTCGGATCGACACTGTGCTTGAGAGCCTTTCAGCGTTTCAGTGGGCGGTTCGTCAACCGACAAACTAACCGATGGAGTTGGGCGGTGTGCGCCGCTATCGTGCTTGCACTGATTTTGCTGACCACAGTCTGGGACGACATTTCGCTGCGGTTTCTTCTGGTCTCGGGCTATACCTCCACTGTGTTGCTGATGCTCGTCATCCTCCTCGTTGGGCAAATCCGGCGACACCCAGCGCTGCGAACCGCTTACGGCTTGAATTTGGGGGTATTGCTGGCCGGGGCCTTGCTGACCGTGCCTCGCTCGCAGATGATGATCAGCGCCGACGCACACATGGCCTTTACCCTGAATGTTCCAAACATCCTGTTGCATGCTGGAGCATTGCTGTTGTCGGTGGGTGGAAGTTTCGCTTTTTGGTTGCTGCATGATGACCGCCGCCGCCAGGAGATGCGACGCCTGCACCATGAGTTGTTCCTCCAAGCCACGCTGGATCCCTTGACGATCTTGCTCAACCGGCGGGGACTGTCGCAGGCCTATGAGCTCTGGCAGGATCAGGCCGCCGACGCAGTTGCAGTCCTGTTGCTGCTGGACATCGATGAGTTCAAAGCCATCAATGATCGACATGGACACGTGGAGGGCGACCGCTGTCTGGTGCAGTTGGCTGGGACACTGCGAACCATTGCTCAGCCGGGGGATCTGGCCAGTCGGGTGGGCGGGGATGAATTTGCATTGCTGCTCACTGGGCCTGAAGAACAGCGCATACAGCAAATCAAAGCGCTGGAAGTGCACCTGGCCAAAGACCAGCAAGGCACGTTGGGCTTCACGGTGAGTTTCGGAAGCACCGAGGTCGTTGCCGGAGAAGACTTGGCGAAAGCCATGAACCGAGCGGATCAGGGGATGTACCGGGCTAAGGCGCGTGGCATGCATGTGCAACAGCCCAGGCAGACCAACAACCCTTAG
- a CDS encoding carbohydrate ABC transporter permease has translation MTTTPLPGKPIRRLKRWPTVPMLFVLPALLLTVIVIAFPLGYTLYQSMTNWVITSPNPPKFIGLANYVELLRDQRALQSLVRTLLITVCSVSLQMVLGVAMALVMHKHFFGRGLFRTLALFPVVATPVAISLIFVTMMNPQTGVLNHFLTSLGLSAQQWIYAEKSVLPALILVDTWQWTPFVMLIALAGLATLPSEPYEAAMIDGATPWQTFWAITLPLLMPSLFVALLFRAIDTLKLFDTIYAMTQGGPGTGSETINLYLYTLSFNYFRMGYASSMVIALLVLVLGITLLLIRARKLAEDRS, from the coding sequence ATGACCACCACGCCGTTGCCTGGCAAACCCATCCGGCGCCTGAAGCGCTGGCCCACTGTCCCCATGCTGTTTGTGCTCCCCGCACTGCTGTTGACAGTCATCGTCATTGCTTTTCCTCTGGGATACACCCTGTACCAGTCGATGACCAACTGGGTCATCACCAGCCCCAATCCTCCGAAATTTATCGGGCTGGCCAATTACGTTGAGCTGCTGCGTGATCAGCGCGCCCTGCAGTCCCTGGTGCGAACCTTGCTGATTACGGTGTGCTCGGTCAGCCTGCAAATGGTTCTGGGCGTGGCCATGGCCCTGGTGATGCACAAGCACTTCTTCGGGCGTGGCCTGTTCCGAACCCTGGCCCTGTTTCCCGTGGTGGCCACACCCGTGGCCATCTCGCTGATCTTCGTGACAATGATGAATCCCCAGACTGGCGTGCTGAACCACTTTCTGACGTCGCTCGGACTGAGCGCGCAGCAGTGGATCTATGCCGAAAAAAGCGTCTTGCCCGCGCTGATTCTGGTGGATACTTGGCAGTGGACCCCCTTCGTGATGCTGATCGCCCTGGCTGGCCTGGCCACGTTGCCTTCCGAACCCTACGAGGCAGCCATGATCGACGGGGCCACCCCCTGGCAGACCTTCTGGGCGATCACACTGCCGCTGCTGATGCCGTCCCTGTTCGTGGCCCTGCTGTTCCGTGCCATCGACACCCTAAAACTGTTCGACACCATCTACGCGATGACGCAAGGCGGCCCTGGGACAGGCTCGGAGACCATCAACCTGTACCTCTACACCCTGAGTTTCAATTACTTCCGCATGGGGTACGCCTCCAGCATGGTGATTGCGCTGCTGGTATTGGTGCTGGGGATTACCCTGCTGCTGATCCGCGCCCGGAAACTCGCTGAGGATCGCTCATGA
- a CDS encoding ion transporter: MTSEQQEQAAWRVTLANIIYNTDTPAGRSFDLLLIVAIVLSVLVVMLESVVGIRAAYGPLLRRIEWILTGLFTLEYILRLIAARRASHYARSFFGVVDLLSIAPAYLILFVPGAQALLIVRVLRLLRLFRILKLARYLSEASVLTQALQASLPKITVFLAVVVTSVIVIGTLMYVVEGPPYGFTSIPTSIYWAIVTVTTVGYGDIAPKTPLGKGLASLAMILGYAIIAVPTGIVTVGLSQAQARQREREREDWVCGRCGLSGHATDARYCRRCSEVLPSGKKDAERP; this comes from the coding sequence ATGACCTCTGAACAGCAGGAGCAGGCCGCCTGGCGGGTGACCCTCGCCAACATCATCTACAACACCGACACCCCTGCCGGACGTTCGTTCGACCTGCTCCTTATCGTCGCCATTGTTTTGAGTGTTCTGGTGGTCATGTTGGAAAGTGTGGTGGGCATTCGGGCAGCGTACGGCCCACTGCTGCGCCGCATCGAATGGATCTTGACCGGACTGTTTACCCTCGAATACATCCTGCGGCTGATCGCGGCACGCCGAGCGTCACACTATGCCCGCAGCTTTTTTGGGGTCGTTGATCTGCTCTCGATTGCTCCGGCCTACCTCATCCTCTTCGTTCCAGGGGCACAAGCCCTGCTGATCGTCCGGGTGCTGCGGCTGCTGCGGCTGTTCCGCATTCTCAAATTGGCCCGTTACCTCTCCGAGGCCAGTGTCCTCACGCAGGCACTGCAAGCCAGCTTGCCCAAAATCACCGTGTTTCTGGCTGTCGTCGTCACGTCGGTGATTGTGATTGGAACCCTGATGTACGTTGTCGAAGGCCCACCCTACGGCTTTACCAGTATCCCCACCAGCATTTACTGGGCGATTGTTACGGTCACCACCGTCGGCTACGGTGACATTGCCCCAAAAACGCCGCTGGGCAAAGGGCTCGCCTCTCTGGCGATGATCTTGGGGTACGCCATTATTGCCGTGCCGACTGGCATCGTCACCGTGGGGCTCTCGCAGGCTCAGGCCCGGCAGCGGGAGCGGGAGCGCGAAGACTGGGTCTGTGGGCGCTGCGGTCTGTCTGGTCATGCCACGGATGCCCGCTATTGCCGCCGGTGCAGTGAAGTTCTCCCCAGCGGCAAGAAGGATGCCGAACGCCCTTAG
- a CDS encoding RusA family crossover junction endodeoxyribonuclease, producing the protein MSEEWRNYRRAVISCIQTYGQPKTPRGARLALLIVSPPNLRKRDLSNIPKALEDALTHAGGWADDSLIDVLTVRRAPVHPGGQVVVQIMPLTETLFGGVP; encoded by the coding sequence TTGAGTGAAGAGTGGCGCAACTACCGCAGGGCCGTCATCTCGTGCATCCAGACCTACGGCCAACCGAAAACCCCACGCGGTGCACGGCTGGCCCTGCTGATCGTCTCGCCGCCGAACCTACGGAAACGCGACCTCAGCAATATTCCTAAGGCGCTGGAAGATGCCCTGACCCATGCGGGGGGCTGGGCGGATGACTCGCTGATCGATGTGCTGACCGTGCGCCGTGCCCCGGTGCATCCCGGCGGGCAGGTTGTCGTGCAGATCATGCCATTGACTGAGACGCTGTTTGGAGGTGTGCCTTGA